TTTTAAACACATGGATTACAGAAAGCAGTACCACTCTACTTTTGTTTGCCTGACAAAAATCTGTCATTGTCACTTGAAAGACAAATAATAGTAAAGTCTTCCTGAACAAATACATgattagaaaaggagagaggagctTACCTTCCTAAATACTTCCTCTAGATGACAGCGCCAAGAATATTTTTGGAAGCATTTGATGAGTTGAGTAATGAAGAGAGAACCTTTTGTGATGTCTCTCCAGGCCACATTATCTATGACAATAAGGAGAGGTAAGCCTTGGGCTGTGgccttcaccattttttttttttttttacattttttgtcttttaaaacatAGCTTGAGAATTATCTTGACATGTTTAGGGGAAGAACTTACAACGTTTCATTAACTCATTTTCCATAAAGAAGTTGAACTAAAGAAGCAGCTCATCAAAACTGCAGGTCATTGCATAGTGATTACCTTGTATTTTGGGGATTGACTTTCTACTATGTGACTTATGCTTATTCATTTGGCTTTTAAAGGAGGCTTGAGAGATAATTgtaattatcccattttacagaggaaaaatagAAGCTCAGAAGGATTAAAGAATTTCCTCATGTTCACACAGGTGATTGTTTACAGATTATATAACATGATGTCTTTCACAATAtagtgagcaaaataaatgaaaagatctaATGAAACTTTTGGAGGGAAGGGAAATGTTTTTGGTATAGATAGTGGTAATAATTTCACAGGTATATACTTATTTCCAAACTGATTAaactgtatacattaaatatgtgcagctttttgtatgttaattatacctccataaagtggtaaaagtactttaaaatatgtaaattagaaACCCTCAGATACAAGGCTTCTCAAGATGATTACCTAGAGTTCAAGGACTAGATACTGTTCCCCTGATAGTAGGCCTAATAAGTCCCATTGTatcattttcttctccctttaaAAGGGCATCTACCTTCTTGCTGGGATACCATTCTAAATAGTACCAGATGGGAAATATGGAGAAAATGGCTTGGAGTAGATAATTTTTGAGAAATGGCCGTCAGTCCCTAGATCCATAAAAACTCTACTCAAAATGTTAAATGGATTTAATAGAAAACTGAATCAATCATTTGTTTTTAACTTGTGTGATGGTAAAGGGATTTTCTTGTATTAGGTTGTTTTAATGGCTACTATACCTTTGTCTGTAAAGAGCAACATATAAtaaaagtcaatttttaaaagtgaagaataagtaaaatatattgacAGCATTCAAAAATTTCATCAAATAATTGCTGCCTGGAGCTTATCTTCATTTTTTAGAATCATTCAGAGGTAGCCTCAGACCCACAAATCCATGTCTGCAATTGAAAGACACATACGTGGGGTTGAGGAGCAGAAAGCAATGAAGTCCTTCTCCACATGGGTCTTGTAAACGGCATCCTCCTCCAGGTTCTCAGGTGACTGTGAAGAGCTGTTTGCCAAGGCTGCTGGAGAGTCACTGACCCATAATTCCCCACGATTTGCTGTAGAGACATCAATTTCCTACATACTGTGTGTCTCCCTCAGTATGACTATTACAATTGCCCACCTCATTCTTTTACAATGTTTATTCTAACCAGTTTCACATtcacatgtgcatacacacatacacacatacaggtGCATCTCTGCCCCACATACAACAGTTTGCCTTTTTCTTGTGTTGTTGAGTAACATGCCAGTTAATAGTGACAGCATGGTAGAACTGGAAGAACCCACTTGCTGAGAATAACAAAGAAGTTAAAGCCTTATCTGCATAATTTCAGAGCATAGTTATCATTTTATAGCTAAATTATTTTGGCTTTTCATCTTCAAACACTGTTCCAAAAAGCTAAAAGGGAACTGggagtcaagaaaaaaaaagcaaagaaaaatgtcaCTGCAATCCCAGTTTCCCTCATCTCCTTATTCATTTCCCTTTCAATaatatatgagaaagaaaaagatactgCTATTACATAATAGTCTGACTTTCAAATGAAATTATTCTCAAGCCAGAGAATGTCAAAATGTCTGTAAAACATTTACAAGTAAAGTTGTCATTAAAATGATTTCATTCCAAGTTTGGAATACTTTTGTTTAACTTTGATTTGAGAATTCTTGTGATCTCCTTCACCACTTACCTTGAATCAAATTGAACAGAAATTTCTCAGCTAACAAAACAAAGTCTCATGATACCAGCCCCCTAAATGGAATTTCCTAATAATTCAATTTAGTTTATTTGCACTGGATGGGGTTTAAGATGTTTTCCCCTACAAACAAAACATACTACAATCCTCTGCAAACAACTTTATGACTTTTGGATTTTTCATCTCAGAACTCACCACCTCTGCAGGCCTGGACAATGATGACCTTAGGTTTGTCCTTTAGACTGAGGCAATTGCGGTTGTTGAATATCCGGAAGATGGTGTCATAAGGTAGCACATCTGGTTTTTCATCACTATGCGTAGTCCCACAGATCCCATCCAGGATGCCATGAGACATGAACACCAAGAATGTGCTGTCTGAAGATTTGTGCTCTTCACAGGCAGCAAATCTGCACAGCACTGATTCCATATCCTGAAAAATACTGCAAAGTCTTACTTTAACAGAACAAGCATTAAAATTAAACTGATGTCCTATTTATCATGATCAGTATAAGAAACTTCTGCAACGTTCCAGTCATGGTGGCTTTATATAGTGGTTGCTtgatgatagttttatttttatttctataatggaTCAATGGCTTCAACTTTTTGTTCCTTCTGACATTATATAACCTGTCCTCTTAATACATTTTACATTGCTTATTGTCACTATATACTTTCATTTTCatctctgtattttctctcattacTTAATAAAAACCTTGAATAATAAATGTATCATACCACTTCCCTTCTAAGGCACTCCCCACCatacttagaataaaataaaacttctgaCATAAGTATACTCTCCCTTCTGacattcttcctcctcctctaggCTCTAGTCACACTGGTCTTTCATACTTTTCAAGTGCCAGTTTCATATAGGTTCAGACTTTTCACTTGTAGTCATGCCTGCTTGGAATATATTTCATTCACATCTTTCCAGAGCTATCTTGTCTCTGATAGTCATGTGTCAGATCCCATATTACCTCCTCAAAATGTCTTTCTTGGCCATCCCATCAAACATTATTACTCCCCACTCACCGATTTGTTcttatgtttcctttttccttttcatttccttttcacttcTTTTCAATCGTAGAGACACACAGATACATCAAATCTCTGAAATGTTCTGTTTTGCTTATAGTTTGATCCCCCCCCCAAGTGAACCTATATCAATGTGAGCTGGGAACCTTCTGTCTCATTTACAGACCCATCCCCAATGCCAAAATAGCCCCTGGGACAGTCAGGATTCAGTATTTATATGGTGATCACACTCCTGCTAACATTCATTACTCCAGAATTTTCTGGGAAATATTGGGGCTGAATCTCAATCATCCCACTTCAGAATAAAGAATTATGTGGGTACATATGCCAATCACTTTTTGAACAGTTTTATGGAACTGAGGATATTTGAAGCTCTAAAGAGACGTAGATTTCACCtgtcttaatatttttattttgtaacacacattcacacacttagatacacacacacacacacacacaccacacaaatGCGACCTATGGCTGTTAAAGTTATTTGCTTAATATTATAAAGTTCACTTGTTAGTAGGAAGATATGTGTTGAATATGTATGTGTTTGGGGTGGGTGAGGGGCCCTTGCCCTGGCTGTGAGTTTCTCTTCCACATCCACACTGTAGCCAAGGCCCTCAAGCAGCCCCTTCATTCCCATTATGTCTTGTGCAGCCCCATGCCTGAGAGGGAGATGATCAAACTCTGTATTGCATATGATGAGAGCCAGACGAGTGCGGACCTTTATCTCCTTTATTGGATAGATCTGCAGGAAATTGATATGCAGTGAGTTTGATTTACCTAAATCTCTCTTAAACCCTCATACACCAATCACTGTTGCTTTTAAGGGCTTGCATAGCTGTCCTCTCTCCTACCCTGTACCAGAAGacactgtcttctctcttttaGTAATGGATTGAATTGACAATAGAAAGAAGTACAAATTGGAAgggaattatttttcaaaagcccAGACAATGATCCAGATTATATTTGTGATAGTTACTCGAGAATCTTCAGGAGACTAGAAAAATTCctaccttctccttctcctctttcttctccactTAGTCAATTCTTTCTTAACAATCAAGGTTCAGATCAAATTATGTAAAAACCAGGAGATATTTGCCACTGACtccagctaaaaataaatataccaaaGATACTTTGCCTTGGGTAACATTATTctggtactatttttttttttttttctggtacatgggcctctcactgctgtggcctctcctgttgtggagcacaggctccggacgtgcaggctcaccggccatggctcacgggcccagccactccgcagcatgtgggatcttcccggactggggcacgaacccatgttccctgaatcggcagacggactctcaaccactgtgccaccagggaagcccattctggtactattttaatttataatgttttgcaggtgttaataatttttaactgGAATGCAAACAATTACTACTCAGCCATGTTATAAATACTTTGATTCTATGACTACAGCTAAAATTCTAATAAATCCCAAATATATAgggcaataaataaatgaaaaatgtgagAGACTTGTATTTTATTATAGCGTTGAAAGAGAATTGGAATCTGTGTGAAGCCATGTGATTTCCTCCTGCTCAAAGCATCTATGAAAAAGGAATCCACTGTCCCACACTACCACTCTGTAACTAATGCTTGAAGAAATTGTGTAATTAGTGAAAGcaattgtttttctctcttcctctctttcatgTACAGAGCACAGTACCTCTTCAGCCCTTTCTTTACACAGTTTAAGAAATTCTTCATGAGGGCAAAGCTTGAGGGTATCTGTAGTTTCTGCTGACTCATCTGGTCCAGTCACGATTTCCTCAGGAGCTGCAGGATACATCGCATAATATAAATTGTGATATCTGACTCTGTGACCCAGTTATCACCTAAGAAAACTGACAGAAATGGGATATCCTGGGAAAAAGATTTTTAACATGTTGGGTTATAGTTGTATCTAACCTGTGTATGAGGAGACAGATGTATTATGActgggaaagaagggagaaatcCTTGGTAGTAAAAGCAGATCCACTCAAAAATGCAATAATAGATTTTGATATTATGAGGAAAACACCTTAATGATTTAGGGTCAAAGTTAGCCTTCCCTTACTCATGAAAACAGTTTGATTTTTTCCAGTGGTTTTACTCTAGAGTATTGCTCATCTGTGTGGACTTTCTATTGTCTCTGAGCAAGAgtacatttagtaaatatttaccaGCATGCTATCTACTAGAAATAGAActgagtcactttttttttttttttgagagtatGCAGCACTTATTACAAAGCGAAAAGATACAAATATACCAGGGCAGGAGGAGGATACAGCCACAGCACCTCAGACAGAGGACAAGGTGCAAACACAGACAAACCTGTT
This region of Mesoplodon densirostris isolate mMesDen1 chromosome 7, mMesDen1 primary haplotype, whole genome shotgun sequence genomic DNA includes:
- the LOC132493650 gene encoding caspase-13-like, which translates into the protein MAEDTHNKNPLKILESVGKELITGVLDDLVGKNVLKLEEEEKKKLYDAKLEDKARVLVDSIRKKRHEAGQIFVQTFLNIDKNSTSIKAPEEIVTGPDESAETTDTLKLCPHEEFLKLCKERAEEDMESVLCRFAACEEHKSSDSTFLVFMSHGILDGICGTTHSDEKPDVLPYDTIFRIFNNRNCLSLKDKPKVIIVQACRGANRGELWVSDSPAALANSSSQSPENLEEDAVYKTHVEKDFIAFCSSTPHNVAWRDITKGSLFITQLIKCFQKYSWRCHLEEVFRKVQKSFEKPTVKAQMPTIE